A single Pseudanabaenaceae cyanobacterium SKYG29 DNA region contains:
- a CDS encoding AarF/ABC1/UbiB kinase family protein, which translates to MLTKRPQRQLTLKWQRQKYSAISRQIEVFTAVFTFLFLLWWDSWRGDTSSQCRRRRSAWLVQQMLDLGPVFIKIGQSLSTRLDLLPKEYIEAFAELQDCVPPFSAEEAATVIELELGKPLFAIYRDFNPEPLASASLGQVHRARLHTGEEVVVKVQRPGLKRLFDLDYLAIQKLLAVFRKLGWFKQWQLEEISQEFFTVLYQEIDYIHEGNNADRFRQNFQDMPRILVPKVYWQYSTAKVLTLEYLPGIKVADRAALEACGIDPTEINQLGIYCYLRQLLQDGFFHADPHPGNIAVSPRGELIFYDFGMMVEVPALSKEQMVKTFFAVLKKDTDTVISTLTGMGLLEPVNDMAPVKRLFKFLLDRFTERPVNLKELESIKREIYSVFEQQPFRLPAKMIYILKSLATLDGLARILDPEYNLTAAAQPFVQSITAQNKSSLLGELWQQARSFLAYRFNQPSRTELLVLRLEERLERGELEIQIRSMETERLLKRVHLALKVLVYLGLAGFTLAIGVLLLLFGQGQYQGWVILLFSVGAFCTLTFLRLLFTLSWKERLDKLAEN; encoded by the coding sequence ACTAACCCTCAAGTGGCAAAGACAAAAATATAGCGCCATTTCACGGCAGATTGAGGTTTTTACAGCAGTTTTTACATTTTTGTTTCTCCTCTGGTGGGACAGTTGGCGGGGGGATACTTCTAGTCAATGTCGTCGCCGTCGTTCTGCCTGGTTGGTGCAACAGATGCTGGATTTAGGTCCTGTCTTTATCAAGATCGGACAATCTCTATCTACCCGCCTTGATTTGTTACCAAAGGAATATATCGAAGCATTTGCCGAGCTACAAGACTGTGTTCCCCCCTTTTCTGCCGAGGAAGCTGCCACAGTTATTGAACTAGAATTAGGTAAGCCTTTATTTGCCATCTATCGTGATTTTAACCCTGAGCCTTTAGCCTCTGCTAGTTTGGGGCAAGTCCATAGAGCGCGCCTACACACAGGGGAAGAAGTAGTAGTTAAAGTGCAACGCCCTGGCTTAAAGAGATTGTTTGATTTAGATTATCTAGCTATTCAAAAACTACTGGCTGTTTTTCGTAAACTTGGCTGGTTCAAACAGTGGCAACTAGAGGAAATATCCCAGGAATTCTTTACTGTTCTATATCAGGAAATTGACTACATCCATGAGGGGAACAATGCCGATCGATTTCGGCAAAATTTTCAAGATATGCCCCGTATACTTGTCCCTAAGGTGTATTGGCAATATTCCACTGCTAAGGTGCTGACCCTAGAGTATTTACCAGGTATTAAAGTAGCCGATCGGGCTGCCCTAGAAGCCTGTGGCATTGACCCCACAGAAATCAATCAATTAGGTATTTATTGTTACCTCCGTCAATTGTTGCAGGATGGTTTTTTCCATGCTGACCCCCATCCAGGGAATATTGCTGTTAGCCCTAGGGGTGAGTTAATTTTCTATGATTTTGGCATGATGGTAGAGGTGCCTGCCCTCAGTAAGGAACAGATGGTTAAAACATTTTTTGCTGTCCTCAAAAAGGATACAGATACTGTTATTTCCACCCTAACAGGTATGGGATTGCTAGAGCCTGTAAATGACATGGCTCCTGTGAAACGTTTGTTTAAGTTTTTACTTGATCGCTTTACAGAAAGACCAGTTAACCTCAAAGAATTGGAGTCAATCAAACGGGAAATTTACAGTGTCTTTGAACAACAACCCTTTCGCCTACCAGCGAAGATGATTTATATTTTGAAATCCCTAGCTACATTAGATGGGCTAGCCCGTATTCTTGACCCTGAATACAATCTCACTGCCGCTGCCCAACCCTTTGTCCAAAGTATTACTGCCCAAAATAAAAGCAGTCTACTAGGGGAATTGTGGCAACAAGCCCGATCGTTTCTTGCCTATAGGTTTAATCAGCCTTCGCGGACAGAACTGTTAGTTTTACGCTTAGAGGAAAGACTAGAGCGGGGGGAACTGGAAATTCAAATCCGATCGATGGAAACAGAACGGCTCTTAAAACGTGTCCACCTAGCTTTGAAAGTATTAGTTTATTTAGGTCTAGCAGGATTTACACTAGCGATCGGGGTGTTGTTATTACTATTTGGACAGGGTCAGTATCAGGGCTGGGTAATTTTGCTATTTAGTGTGGGCGCTTTTTGCACACTGACATTTCTACGCTTGTTATTTACTCTCAGTTGGAAAGAACGCCTAGACAAGTTAGCGGAAAATTAG